In one window of Streptomyces griseus subsp. griseus DNA:
- a CDS encoding SCO1860 family LAETG-anchored protein: protein MNSNTFRLAALAVAAAPVALFAAVPAQAAPATPATGGEGRASAVVLRTGLDVSLVNKSVQVPLKVTLNEVHAPASAEKTALTVNLDGVEGGQPVSVLRADVATANATVDEKKAEGYTNLAKARVHVPGLPLLSLIEVEKVTSKALCEVGKQPVAESNVLGHVSVLGKKVTLSAGGPTRVVVPGVGEVSLDLSKTETTSRTAAATALQLKVSVNPLKLNVAEVEGEVTLAEATCETPKEPKTPEEPGGSTGGDTGGSTGGSSGGDSGGSDGGSTGGDQGDGGTDVKPQTGSDSGKAPTTANLAETGGSSTTPYLAGGAALLLAIGAGATVAARRRSGASRS from the coding sequence TTGAACAGCAACACCTTCCGCCTCGCCGCCCTGGCGGTCGCCGCCGCTCCCGTCGCTCTGTTTGCCGCCGTCCCCGCGCAGGCAGCCCCGGCGACGCCCGCCACCGGCGGCGAGGGCAGGGCGAGCGCGGTCGTGCTCCGTACCGGACTCGACGTCTCGCTCGTCAACAAGTCCGTCCAGGTGCCCCTCAAGGTCACGCTCAACGAGGTGCACGCGCCGGCCAGCGCCGAGAAGACCGCGCTCACCGTCAACCTGGACGGCGTGGAGGGCGGACAGCCGGTCAGTGTCCTGCGCGCCGACGTGGCCACCGCGAACGCCACCGTGGACGAGAAGAAGGCCGAGGGCTACACCAACCTGGCCAAGGCCCGGGTCCATGTGCCCGGGCTGCCCCTGCTCTCCCTGATCGAGGTCGAGAAGGTGACCTCCAAGGCGCTCTGCGAGGTCGGCAAGCAGCCCGTCGCCGAATCGAACGTCCTCGGCCATGTCTCGGTGCTCGGCAAGAAGGTGACGCTCTCCGCGGGCGGCCCGACCCGGGTGGTGGTGCCGGGTGTCGGCGAGGTCAGCCTCGACCTGTCGAAGACCGAGACCACCTCGCGTACGGCGGCCGCGACGGCGCTCCAGCTGAAGGTCTCGGTCAACCCGCTCAAGCTCAACGTGGCCGAGGTGGAGGGCGAGGTCACCCTGGCCGAGGCGACCTGCGAGACCCCGAAGGAGCCCAAGACGCCCGAGGAGCCGGGCGGTTCCACGGGCGGTGACACCGGAGGCTCCACGGGCGGCTCCAGCGGTGGCGACTCGGGCGGTTCGGACGGCGGCTCCACCGGCGGCGACCAGGGCGACGGCGGCACCGATGTGAAGCCGCAGACCGGCTCCGACTCCGGCAAGGCCCCCACCACCGCCAACCTCGCCGAGACCGGTGGCAGCTCCACCACCCCGTACCTCGCGGGCGGCGCGGCCCTGCTGCTGGCGATCGGCGCGGGCGCCACGGTGGCCGCCCGCAGGCGGAGCGGCGCCAGCCGGAGCTGA
- a CDS encoding pyridoxal-phosphate-dependent aminotransferase family protein, which yields MTHPFLDLPPLTAAHFAAIERRVAALLATEQDVVITQGEALLPLEGCIRSGARPGSTALNVVTGPYGQTFGNWLRDCGARVVDLTVPFHTAVSAAQIAEALAEHPEIDFVSLVHAEAATGNTNPVAEIGEVVRAHGALFMLDAVASVAAEPLLPDAWGVDLCVIGAQKAMGGPAGVSAVSVSERAWERIAANPAAPRRSYLSLLDWRERWIDAGRKALPHAPAQLEMLGLEACLERIEEDGLDEVMARHASAAAATRVGAVALGGGLEPYVLQARDAAPVATTLRTPAGTDASALVARALELEPTLPLVAGGGALSKEMIRVNHYGADATRNAVLSSLGALGAALAATGRQVDFEAARRAVTETSPGL from the coding sequence GTGACACACCCCTTCCTCGACCTCCCCCCGCTGACCGCCGCGCACTTCGCGGCCATCGAGAGGCGGGTGGCCGCGCTCCTCGCCACCGAGCAGGACGTCGTCATCACACAGGGCGAGGCGCTGCTGCCGCTGGAGGGCTGCATCCGTAGCGGCGCCCGGCCCGGTTCGACCGCGCTGAACGTGGTCACCGGACCGTACGGGCAGACCTTCGGCAACTGGCTGCGGGACTGCGGCGCCCGGGTCGTCGACCTCACCGTGCCCTTCCACACCGCCGTGAGTGCCGCCCAGATCGCCGAGGCGCTCGCCGAGCACCCGGAGATCGACTTCGTCTCCCTGGTGCACGCGGAGGCGGCGACCGGCAACACCAACCCGGTCGCGGAGATCGGCGAGGTGGTCCGGGCGCACGGGGCGCTGTTCATGCTGGACGCGGTCGCCTCGGTGGCCGCCGAGCCGCTGCTGCCGGACGCCTGGGGCGTCGACCTGTGCGTGATCGGAGCGCAGAAGGCGATGGGCGGTCCGGCCGGGGTGTCGGCGGTCTCGGTGAGCGAGCGGGCCTGGGAGCGGATCGCCGCCAACCCGGCCGCCCCGCGCCGCTCGTACCTCTCGCTGCTGGACTGGAGGGAGCGCTGGATCGACGCGGGCCGCAAGGCCCTGCCGCACGCTCCGGCGCAGCTGGAGATGCTGGGTCTGGAGGCGTGCCTGGAGCGGATCGAGGAGGACGGCCTGGACGAGGTGATGGCCCGCCACGCCTCGGCCGCGGCGGCGACCCGGGTGGGTGCGGTGGCGCTGGGCGGCGGTCTGGAGCCGTACGTCCTTCAGGCGCGGGACGCCGCTCCGGTGGCCACCACGCTGCGCACCCCGGCGGGAACCGACGCGTCGGCGCTGGTCGCGCGGGCGCTGGAGCTGGAGCCCACGCTGCCGCTCGTCGCGGGCGGCGGGGCTCTCTCCAAGGAGATGATCCGGGTCAATCACTACGGTGCGGACGCGACGCGGAACGCGGTGCTGTCCTCGCTCGGGGCTCTGGGGGCGGCGCTGGCCGCCACGGGCCGGCAGGTCGACTTCGAGGCTGCCCGTCGTGCGGTGACGGAAACCTCCCCGGGCCTCTGA
- the ectB gene encoding diaminobutyrate--2-oxoglutarate transaminase, producing the protein MTITPPALSVFETLESEVRSYCRGWPAVFDRAQGARLTDEDGHTYLDFFAGAGSLNYGHNNPVLKRALIDYIERDGITHGLDMATTAKRAFLETFQNVILRPRDLPYKVMFPGPTGTNAVESALKLARKVKGRESVVSFTNAFHGMSLGSLAVTGNAFKRAGAGIPLVHGTPMPFDNYFEGTVPDFLWFERLLDDQGSGLNKPAAVIVETVQGEGGINVARAEWLRALKELCERQDMLLIVDDIQMGCGRTGGFFSFEEAGIVPDIVTLSKSISGYGLPMSLCLFKPELDIWEPGEHNGTFRGNNPAFVTAAAALQAYWADGQMEKQTLARGEQVEQALLAICAEEPTAQFRGRGLVWGMEFEDPARASAVCARAFELGLLLETSGPQSEVVKLLPPLTVTTEELDEGLRTLARCVRETA; encoded by the coding sequence GTGACCATCACCCCGCCCGCACTGAGCGTCTTCGAGACCCTGGAGTCGGAGGTCCGCAGCTACTGCCGCGGCTGGCCGGCCGTCTTCGACCGCGCGCAGGGCGCCCGGCTGACCGACGAGGACGGCCACACCTACCTGGACTTCTTCGCCGGGGCCGGCTCGCTCAACTACGGCCACAACAACCCGGTGCTGAAACGAGCGCTGATCGACTACATCGAGCGCGACGGCATCACCCACGGCCTGGACATGGCGACCACCGCCAAGCGCGCCTTCCTGGAGACGTTCCAGAACGTCATCCTGCGCCCGCGCGACCTCCCGTACAAGGTCATGTTCCCCGGCCCGACGGGCACCAACGCCGTCGAGTCGGCGCTGAAGCTGGCCCGTAAGGTCAAGGGCCGCGAGTCGGTCGTCTCGTTCACCAACGCCTTCCACGGCATGTCGCTGGGCTCGCTCGCCGTCACCGGCAACGCGTTCAAGCGGGCCGGCGCCGGCATCCCGCTGGTGCACGGCACCCCGATGCCGTTCGACAACTACTTCGAGGGCACCGTCCCCGACTTCCTCTGGTTCGAGCGGCTCCTCGATGACCAGGGCTCCGGGCTCAACAAGCCCGCCGCCGTGATCGTGGAGACGGTCCAGGGCGAGGGCGGTATCAACGTGGCCCGCGCCGAGTGGCTGCGCGCGCTCAAGGAGCTGTGCGAGCGCCAGGACATGCTGCTGATCGTGGACGACATCCAGATGGGCTGCGGCCGTACCGGCGGCTTCTTCTCCTTCGAGGAGGCCGGCATCGTCCCGGACATCGTCACGCTGTCGAAGTCCATCAGCGGTTACGGGCTGCCCATGTCGCTCTGCCTGTTCAAGCCTGAGCTGGACATCTGGGAGCCGGGCGAGCACAACGGCACCTTCCGCGGCAACAACCCGGCCTTCGTGACGGCCGCGGCCGCGCTGCAGGCGTACTGGGCCGACGGTCAGATGGAGAAGCAGACCCTGGCCCGCGGCGAGCAGGTGGAGCAGGCGCTGCTGGCCATCTGCGCCGAGGAGCCGACCGCGCAGTTCCGCGGCCGCGGCCTGGTCTGGGGCATGGAGTTCGAGGACCCGGCCCGCGCCTCGGCGGTCTGCGCCCGCGCCTTCGAGCTGGGACTCCTGCTGGAGACCTCCGGCCCGCAGAGCGAGGTCGTCAAGCTGCTGCCGCCGCTGACCGTCACCACCGAGGAACTGGACGAGGGGCTGCGCACGCTGGCCCGCTGCGTCCGCGAGACGGCCTGA
- a CDS encoding amidohydrolase family protein → MSDQVRDQDGQRVLRVRGRVLVGPDEVRDELWAVGGRITYERPPGADRAETVTGWVLPGLVDAHCHVGLDRHGPVDAATAEKQALTDREAGTLLIRDAGSPSDTRWIDDRDDLPKIIRAGRHIARTRRYIRNYAHEIEPGDLVAYVAREARRGDGWVKLVGDWIDRDAGDLTACWPRGEVEAAIAEAHRLGARVTAHCFAEAALRDLVEAGIDCVEHATGLTEETVPLFAERGVAIVPTLVNIATFPDLAAGGEAKFPRWSAHMRQLYERRYDTVRAAYDAGIPVYVGTDAGGSLAHGLVAGEVAELVKAGIPPLEALSATAWGARSWLGRPGLEEGAPADLVVYDEDPRADVRVLAAPRHIVLNGRVTG, encoded by the coding sequence ATGAGTGATCAGGTGCGCGATCAGGACGGGCAGCGGGTGCTGCGGGTGAGGGGACGGGTCCTCGTCGGCCCGGACGAGGTACGCGACGAACTGTGGGCCGTCGGCGGGCGGATCACCTACGAGCGGCCGCCGGGCGCGGACCGCGCGGAGACGGTCACCGGCTGGGTGCTGCCCGGCCTCGTCGACGCGCACTGCCATGTGGGGCTGGACCGGCACGGCCCGGTCGACGCGGCGACCGCCGAGAAGCAGGCGCTCACCGACCGGGAGGCCGGGACCCTGCTCATCCGGGACGCCGGATCGCCCTCCGACACCCGCTGGATCGACGATCGCGATGACCTGCCGAAGATCATCAGGGCGGGCCGCCACATCGCCAGGACCCGCCGCTACATCCGCAACTACGCCCATGAGATCGAGCCCGGCGACCTCGTCGCGTACGTCGCCCGGGAGGCCCGGCGCGGCGACGGCTGGGTCAAGCTGGTGGGGGACTGGATCGACCGGGACGCGGGCGACCTGACCGCCTGCTGGCCGCGCGGCGAGGTCGAGGCGGCCATCGCCGAGGCGCACCGGCTGGGCGCCCGGGTCACCGCGCACTGCTTCGCCGAGGCGGCGCTGCGCGATCTGGTGGAGGCGGGCATCGACTGCGTCGAACACGCCACCGGCCTCACCGAGGAGACCGTCCCGCTCTTCGCCGAGCGCGGTGTCGCGATCGTCCCGACGCTGGTCAACATCGCCACGTTCCCGGACCTCGCGGCGGGCGGCGAGGCCAAGTTCCCCCGCTGGTCGGCCCATATGCGGCAGCTGTACGAGCGCCGCTACGACACCGTGCGGGCCGCGTACGACGCGGGCATCCCGGTCTACGTCGGCACCGACGCGGGCGGCTCGCTGGCGCACGGCCTGGTCGCGGGCGAGGTCGCCGAGCTGGTGAAGGCGGGCATCCCGCCGCTGGAGGCGCTCTCCGCCACCGCGTGGGGGGCGAGGAGCTGGCTGGGGCGGCCGGGGCTCGAGGAAGGGGCTCCGGCGGACCTGGTCGTGTACGACGAGGACCCGCGCGCGGATGTCCGGGTGCTGGCGGCCCCGCGCCACATCGTGCTGAACGGGCGGGTCACCGGCTGA
- the ectA gene encoding diaminobutyrate acetyltransferase: MTAAPADFARARSEFLSIDTPRVEDGAAIWRIARDSQVLDLNSSYSYLLWCRDFAATSAVARGEDGEPIAFVTGYIRPDRPEALVVWQVAVDQAHRGKGLAATLLDALTARVAADQGLSCVETTITPDNTASDRLFTSYAQRHDVALEQEVLFDGGLFPEGTHLPEVLYRIGPFAG; this comes from the coding sequence ATGACCGCCGCACCAGCAGATTTTGCCCGTGCCCGAAGTGAATTCCTGAGTATCGACACGCCACGAGTGGAGGACGGAGCCGCGATCTGGCGCATCGCCCGCGACTCCCAGGTTCTGGACCTGAACTCCTCGTACAGCTACCTGCTGTGGTGTCGCGACTTCGCCGCGACGTCCGCCGTCGCCCGTGGCGAGGACGGTGAGCCGATCGCCTTCGTCACCGGCTACATCAGGCCCGACCGCCCCGAGGCCCTCGTCGTCTGGCAGGTGGCCGTCGACCAGGCGCATCGCGGCAAGGGACTGGCCGCCACCCTGCTGGACGCGCTGACCGCCCGGGTCGCCGCCGACCAGGGGCTCTCCTGCGTCGAGACGACGATCACCCCGGACAACACCGCGTCCGACCGGCTGTTCACGTCCTACGCCCAGCGGCACGACGTCGCCCTGGAGCAGGAGGTCCTCTTCGACGGGGGGCTGTTCCCCGAGGGGACGCACCTGCCGGAGGTCCTCTACCGGATAGGCCCGTTCGCCGGCTGA